DNA sequence from the Bradyrhizobium sp. CIAT3101 genome:
GGCGCCGCCGAAGGTGAACGTGACGCCGGGAATCAAGGAGCAGGTCACGCTGCGGATCGACCAGGACGTGCTGGAGTTCTTCCAGGAGGGCGGTCCCGGCTGGCAGGACCGCATCAACGAAGCGCTCCGCAAGGCCGCGGGAAAGTAGGCATCCGGCCGCGGACGGGAGCCGGCGGCGAGATCAGAGCACCTGTGACAGGAAGCGCTGCGTGCGCTCATCCTTGGCCGCCGTGAACAAGATGTCCGGCGGCCCGTGCTCGACGATCACGCCGCGGTCAGTGAAGTAGACGTGGTCGGCGACTTCGCGCGCGAAGTTCATTTCGTGGGTGACGAGGATGCAGGTCATCCCGTCCTCGGCCAGTTCCCGGATGGTGACCAGAACCTCCTTGACCGTTTCCGGGTCGAGTGCGGCGGTCACTTCGTCGAACAGCATGATGTCCGGCCGCATCGCCAGTGAGCGGGCAATCGCCACGCGCTGCTGCTGTCCACCTGAGAGTTCACCGGGATAGCTGTCCTCCTTGCCTGCGAGCCGCACCTTGGCGAGCAGCGCCCGGGCGCGCGCTTCGACCTCGTCGCGCTTCTGGCGGAGAACATGGATCGGCGCCATCATCACGTTCTGAAGCGCCGTCTTGTGCGGGAAGAGATTATACTGCTGAAAGACCATCCCGACCTTGCGGCGAAGCGCCAGCTTGTCGAGCCGGGGATCAGTGACCTCGATGCCTTCGATTTGAATGCTGCCCGAGGTGATCGGCTGAAGCGCATTGATACAGCGGATCAGCGTGGACTTGCCGGATCCCGAAGGCCCGATGATGCAGATCACCTCGCCCTTTTTGACCGAGAGGCTGATGCCCTTCAGGACCTCGAGC
Encoded proteins:
- a CDS encoding BrnA antitoxin family protein; translation: MADQPRRPRTLGDARSEAEAAFKKVTAKVAAAPPKVNVTPGIKEQVTLRIDQDVLEFFQEGGPGWQDRINEALRKAAGK
- a CDS encoding amino acid ABC transporter ATP-binding protein; translated protein: MATSWTPDQPIVQCVDVRKSFGALEVLKGISLSVKKGEVICIIGPSGSGKSTLIRCINALQPITSGSIQIEGIEVTDPRLDKLALRRKVGMVFQQYNLFPHKTALQNVMMAPIHVLRQKRDEVEARARALLAKVRLAGKEDSYPGELSGGQQQRVAIARSLAMRPDIMLFDEVTAALDPETVKEVLVTIRELAEDGMTCILVTHEMNFAREVADHVYFTDRGVIVEHGPPDILFTAAKDERTQRFLSQVL